The following proteins come from a genomic window of Bacillota bacterium:
- a CDS encoding ABC transporter ATP-binding protein — MPVLEIKDLNKNFGGLRAVANFNLSMDQGELVGLIGPNGAGKTTVFNLVTQMIPPSSGGAAFQGQSLVGLKPFQVCRRGIARTFQNIRLFKDITVLDNVRVSFCNHLGYDLFGAALHLPVFGRSEAALTARSRDILGLLGLADKQYEVAGSLPYGQQRRLEIARALATDPKLLLLDEPAAGMNPAEVTALVELIRSVKTQFSLTVLLIEHQMGLVMNLCERIVVMDFGQIIAGGTPAEVQDNPKVLEAYLGRAVA, encoded by the coding sequence ATGCCGGTGCTTGAGATCAAGGACCTGAACAAGAACTTCGGCGGCCTGCGGGCCGTGGCCAATTTCAACCTGAGCATGGACCAGGGTGAACTGGTTGGCCTGATCGGCCCAAACGGGGCCGGTAAGACGACGGTCTTCAACCTGGTGACCCAGATGATCCCGCCCTCCTCGGGCGGCGCGGCCTTCCAGGGTCAGAGCCTGGTCGGCCTCAAGCCCTTCCAGGTCTGCCGGCGGGGGATCGCCCGGACCTTCCAGAACATCCGCCTGTTCAAGGACATCACCGTCCTCGACAACGTCCGGGTGTCCTTCTGCAACCACCTGGGGTATGACCTCTTCGGAGCAGCCCTCCACCTCCCGGTATTCGGGCGTTCGGAGGCCGCCCTGACGGCGAGGTCCCGTGACATCCTGGGCCTCCTGGGCCTGGCCGACAAGCAGTACGAGGTGGCCGGCTCGCTGCCTTACGGGCAGCAACGCCGCCTCGAGATCGCCCGGGCCCTGGCGACCGACCCGAAGCTGCTCCTCCTCGACGAGCCGGCGGCCGGGATGAACCCGGCCGAGGTCACCGCCCTGGTTGAGCTGATCCGCTCGGTCAAGACCCAGTTCAGCTTGACCGTCCTGCTCATCGAGCACCAGATGGGCCTGGTGATGAACCTCTGCGAGCGGATCGTCGTCATGGACTTCGGCCAGATCATCGCCGGGGGCACGCCGGCCGAGGTCCAGGACAATCCCAAGGTCCTCGAGGCCTACCTGGGGAGGGCTGTCGCTTGA
- a CDS encoding branched-chain amino acid ABC transporter permease, with product MIEAINQILNGLQLGSVYALIALGYTMVYGIIRLINFAHGDVFMVGAFVAFFSTASWGLPFYIAVPLSMAVCAVLGVTIERLAYRPLRYQARIAALISAIGVSLFIEYGTSLKFVFGPNFRVVPRPFNVAQWDVGGVQFSNIQVIVLVTVVVLLTALQYMVTRTKMGKAMRAVSFDHDAARLMGINVDAIISYTFALGSALAAAGGVLYSAAYPQINPFMGIMPGLKAFTAAVLGGIGNIPGAMLGSLIMGEVDVLSAAYLSSRLRDVFSFSILILVLLIKPSGLLGKAGPEKV from the coding sequence CCTAATCGCCCTCGGCTACACGATGGTCTACGGGATCATCCGCCTGATCAACTTCGCCCACGGCGACGTCTTCATGGTCGGCGCGTTTGTGGCCTTTTTCTCAACCGCCAGCTGGGGCCTGCCGTTCTACATCGCCGTGCCCCTGAGCATGGCCGTCTGCGCGGTCCTCGGAGTGACCATCGAACGCCTGGCCTACCGGCCGCTCCGCTATCAGGCCCGAATCGCCGCTTTGATCAGCGCCATCGGTGTCTCACTCTTCATCGAGTACGGTACGAGTCTCAAGTTCGTCTTCGGTCCGAACTTCCGGGTCGTGCCGAGACCCTTCAACGTCGCCCAGTGGGACGTCGGCGGTGTTCAGTTCTCCAACATCCAGGTCATCGTCCTGGTGACGGTGGTCGTCCTCCTGACCGCCCTGCAGTACATGGTCACCCGGACGAAGATGGGCAAGGCGATGCGGGCCGTCTCCTTCGACCACGACGCCGCCCGTCTGATGGGCATTAACGTCGACGCCATCATCTCTTATACCTTCGCCCTCGGCTCGGCCCTGGCGGCGGCCGGTGGGGTCCTCTACTCGGCCGCCTATCCCCAGATCAACCCGTTCATGGGGATCATGCCCGGCCTGAAGGCCTTCACCGCGGCCGTCCTGGGGGGCATCGGGAACATCCCCGGGGCCATGCTCGGCTCGCTGATCATGGGCGAGGTCGACGTGCTCTCGGCGGCCTACCTGTCCTCGCGGTTGCGTGACGTCTTCTCATTCAGTATCCTGATCCTGGTCTTGCTGATCAAGCCCTCCGGGTTGCTCGGCAAGGCGGGACCGGAGAAGGTCTAG
- a CDS encoding branched-chain amino acid ABC transporter permease yields MKQKFTGGLPFVLAAAAVFFALREVLGITEIVNAYWQLILDQAMIITIASIGLSIIYGFCGQFSLGHAAFYGLGAYAAGLISKLYGHGNYGVFLLGLVAAAAFAGMVAFLIGRPILRLRSDYLGIATMGFGIIVKVLMDYSNKWIPATNGATGMTGVPQIAKFPAVFIVLLLVVLLVRNLRLSSFGRAWMAVRDDEIAADAMGVDTTRVKTLAFVLGCALAGLAGGLYAHRYPIVHPSSFDFLKSFDFLIIVVAGGLGSLSGTVVTGISWVFLLEVLRAVLGQSFIDFRGVLYALALILVIILRPKGLLSGLEWQALIPRHVPGARSAGRPAEPGADGSMKGGMPDAGA; encoded by the coding sequence GTGAAACAGAAGTTCACCGGCGGCCTTCCCTTCGTCCTGGCTGCCGCGGCCGTCTTCTTCGCTCTCCGCGAGGTCCTGGGGATCACCGAGATCGTCAACGCTTACTGGCAGCTAATCCTGGACCAGGCGATGATCATCACCATCGCGTCCATCGGCCTGTCGATCATCTACGGCTTCTGCGGCCAGTTCTCCCTCGGCCACGCGGCCTTTTACGGCCTCGGGGCCTACGCCGCCGGGCTGATCAGCAAGCTCTACGGCCACGGCAACTACGGGGTCTTCCTCCTCGGCCTGGTGGCCGCGGCGGCTTTCGCCGGGATGGTCGCCTTCCTGATCGGCAGGCCGATCCTCCGCCTCCGCTCCGACTACCTGGGCATCGCTACGATGGGCTTCGGAATCATCGTCAAGGTCCTCATGGACTACTCGAACAAGTGGATCCCGGCCACCAACGGGGCGACCGGGATGACCGGGGTCCCCCAGATCGCCAAGTTCCCGGCCGTCTTCATCGTCCTGTTACTGGTCGTCCTGCTGGTGCGCAACCTGCGGCTGTCGTCCTTCGGACGGGCCTGGATGGCCGTCCGCGACGATGAGATCGCCGCCGACGCCATGGGGGTCGACACGACCCGGGTCAAGACCCTGGCCTTCGTCCTCGGGTGCGCCCTGGCCGGGCTGGCCGGCGGGCTCTACGCCCACCGCTACCCGATCGTCCACCCGTCGTCCTTCGACTTCCTGAAGTCCTTCGACTTCCTGATCATCGTCGTCGCCGGCGGGCTGGGCAGCCTGAGCGGAACGGTCGTCACCGGCATCTCCTGGGTCTTCCTCCTCGAGGTCCTGCGGGCCGTCCTCGGCCAGAGCTTCATCGACTTCCGAGGCGTCCTCTATGCCCTGGCCCTGATCCTGGTGATCATCCTGAGGCCGAAGGGCTTGCTCAGCGGTCTCGAGTGGCAGGCCCTCATCCCGCGGCACGTGCCTGGGGCGAGGTCAGCCGGTCGACCGGCCGAGCCGGGCGCGGACGGCTCGATGAAGGGGGGCATGCCCGATGCCGGTGCTTGA